A window of the Nitrospirota bacterium genome harbors these coding sequences:
- a CDS encoding autotransporter outer membrane beta-barrel domain-containing protein, whose protein sequence is MKRELVIVLFFAAVAAAMTPGTVLAEPANSVNFAIGMSNFLPHCDATIYFIEYEHMLGSKISAVGRVSEVHYTFDDGEHVEDGRPKGADVGVRYYFSGGMKGFFVGGLVGYWKSDWTFTHNKNLPDEFNGNGRSNSLRANVDVGGRFPIGSTSISIMPSLNFGRYFSSTSCEYTSPAARIGAPCSEESEVTFYAFLAVTAGIAF, encoded by the coding sequence ATGAAAAGAGAATTGGTGATTGTTCTGTTCTTTGCCGCTGTTGCTGCTGCAATGACCCCGGGGACCGTACTTGCCGAACCCGCAAACTCCGTCAATTTCGCGATCGGAATGTCGAATTTCCTGCCGCACTGTGACGCAACGATCTACTTTATTGAATACGAGCATATGCTTGGCTCGAAGATCTCGGCAGTGGGACGGGTGAGCGAGGTGCACTACACGTTCGACGATGGTGAACACGTAGAGGACGGAAGGCCGAAGGGCGCGGACGTCGGTGTACGCTACTATTTCTCCGGCGGCATGAAGGGGTTCTTCGTCGGCGGATTAGTAGGGTACTGGAAGTCGGACTGGACGTTCACCCATAACAAGAACTTGCCCGACGAATTCAACGGCAACGGACGCTCAAATTCCCTCAGGGCAAATGTGGATGTCGGCGGCCGGTTCCCGATCGGCTCGACCTCCATCTCGATCATGCCTTCACTCAATTTCGGCAGATATTTCTCTTCCACTTCATGCGAATATACCTCGCCTGCGGCAAGGATCGGTGCGCCATGCAGTGAGGAATCTGAGGTCACGTTTTATGCGTTCCTGGCAGTGACGGCCGGAATCGCATTCTAA